From a single Endozoicomonas euniceicola genomic region:
- the ftsE gene encoding cell division ATP-binding protein FtsE: MIRFDNVCKRYPGGHVGLDNVSFHLRRGEIAFLTGHSGAGKSTLLKLIMRMEQASSGQVLVGGHNVKDLNRGQVPYFRRNIGLVFQDHQLLFDRTVFDNVALPLTIAGISRGEAAGRVRAALDMVGLLSKEKMLPSALSGGQQQRVGLARAVVNRPPVILADEPTGNLDPNLSAEVMKLFESFNQIGVTVLIASHDLALVARMRHRVLTLDQGHLVNDQEVA, encoded by the coding sequence ATGATACGCTTTGACAATGTCTGCAAGCGTTATCCCGGAGGGCATGTGGGGCTGGATAATGTCAGTTTCCACCTGCGACGGGGTGAAATTGCTTTTCTGACAGGACACTCCGGAGCCGGTAAAAGCACCCTGCTCAAACTGATCATGCGCATGGAACAGGCTTCAAGTGGTCAGGTACTGGTGGGTGGACATAATGTTAAAGACCTCAATCGTGGTCAGGTTCCGTATTTTCGGCGGAATATCGGGCTGGTGTTTCAGGATCATCAGCTGCTGTTTGACCGCACTGTTTTCGATAACGTTGCCCTGCCGCTGACCATTGCCGGTATTTCCCGTGGGGAGGCAGCCGGGCGAGTGCGTGCCGCGCTGGATATGGTGGGTCTGCTCAGCAAGGAAAAAATGCTGCCATCCGCTTTGTCCGGCGGGCAACAGCAGCGGGTCGGCCTGGCTCGTGCTGTGGTTAACCGTCCCCCGGTGATTCTGGCCGACGAACCAACAGGTAACCTTGACCCGAACCTGTCCGCAGAGGTGATGAAGCTGTTTGAGAGTTTTAACCAGATAGGTGTCACTGTTCTGATTGCCAGCCATGACCTGGCTCTGGTCGCCCGTATGCGGCACAGGGTGCTGACCCTGGATCAGGGGCATCTGGTGAATGATCAGGAGGTAGCCTGA
- a CDS encoding 5-oxoprolinase subunit C family protein, translated as MTLRIIEPGPLSLIQDLGRYGHQHMGVSPGGPMDEQAFSWANHLLDNPLNDPQIEINLGSFHCEFLRPTTIAITGAEMSAMLNGVAIQPWQSYSIHTGDQLSFKGARIGVRAYLAVRGGLDIPEILGSCATVVRDQLGGLHRDGKQLSAGDCLHYPASKPVLTRQVPDVFIPEYGQDITLDVIPGCQYEWFSRQERRRFFNSVYSVTAQTDRMGYRLSGAAIHCHQQSLISEGIALGAIQIPADGQPIILMRDRQTLGGYPKIGCITAGSLSKLAQCQPGGTVRFVKKDLYEAEAEYRVEKQFFCA; from the coding sequence GTGACACTTCGTATTATAGAGCCGGGGCCGCTAAGCCTGATTCAGGACCTGGGACGCTACGGTCATCAACATATGGGTGTCAGCCCCGGTGGCCCTATGGATGAGCAGGCTTTCTCCTGGGCCAACCATTTGCTCGACAACCCGCTTAACGATCCTCAGATTGAAATAAATCTTGGATCATTCCATTGTGAATTCCTGCGACCCACCACTATAGCCATCACGGGTGCTGAGATGTCTGCGATGCTTAATGGAGTGGCGATTCAACCCTGGCAGAGTTATTCAATCCATACGGGGGATCAACTGTCGTTTAAAGGGGCGCGCATAGGGGTAAGGGCTTATCTTGCGGTCAGGGGGGGTTTGGACATTCCTGAAATACTGGGAAGCTGTGCCACTGTCGTACGTGACCAGCTGGGTGGTTTGCACCGTGACGGTAAGCAATTATCCGCGGGTGATTGTCTGCATTATCCGGCCAGCAAGCCGGTGCTGACCAGGCAGGTGCCGGATGTGTTTATTCCTGAATATGGTCAGGATATTACGCTCGACGTCATACCGGGCTGTCAGTATGAGTGGTTCAGCAGGCAGGAACGTCGACGTTTTTTTAACTCGGTTTATTCTGTCACCGCCCAGACAGACCGAATGGGTTACCGTCTTTCAGGAGCAGCCATTCATTGCCACCAACAAAGCCTGATTTCGGAAGGCATTGCCCTGGGAGCCATTCAGATTCCGGCCGATGGGCAGCCCATTATTCTAATGCGTGATCGGCAAACCCTGGGAGGCTATCCCAAAATAGGCTGTATCACCGCAGGAAGCCTGAGCAAGCTGGCACAATGTCAGCCCGGCGGCACCGTTCGGTTTGTTAAGAAAGACCTGTATGAGGCTGAAGCGGAGTATCGGGTTGAGAAGCAGTTTTTCTGTGCATGA
- the ftsY gene encoding signal recognition particle-docking protein FtsY, whose protein sequence is MFGSRKNDEKKARRRFWPWGRREEKTQTPETVDNTQDNVETAAEQPVIEPVAEESHVEQPVAQAEPEVAAEPVTEQPEAAELPEAVVTEPEQEEVPQEAEAVIEEIQQVQETPVEPEPEPEPEPEPEPEVVAVAPQPEPEPKAEKLGFFARMKKGLSKTRAALVEGVAEIFIGKKEIDDDLLEELETQLLMADVGVEATTEIIRHLTQRVSRKELSDADALMDALKQELQGILVPADKPLVIEKQKTPFVILVVGVNGVGKTTTIGKVARKLQDEGKSVMLAAGDTFRAAAVEQLQVWGERNSIPVVAQHTGADSASVIYDAFEAAKARGIDVLIADTAGRLHNKDNLMEELKKVRRVLGKLDDSAPHETLLVLDAGTGQNALNQAKIFNEAVELTGLALTKLDGTAKGGVIFALSKQMQLPIRFLGVGERIDDLRPFNAREFVEALFDRKSDT, encoded by the coding sequence ATGTTCGGTTCTCGCAAAAATGATGAGAAAAAGGCCAGGCGACGTTTTTGGCCCTGGGGAAGAAGGGAGGAGAAAACCCAAACCCCTGAAACCGTGGACAATACCCAGGATAATGTTGAAACAGCAGCAGAGCAGCCGGTTATTGAGCCGGTTGCTGAAGAAAGCCATGTAGAACAACCGGTTGCCCAAGCTGAGCCTGAAGTAGCAGCAGAGCCTGTTACGGAGCAGCCTGAAGCAGCTGAACTGCCTGAAGCGGTCGTTACTGAGCCAGAACAAGAAGAAGTGCCTCAGGAAGCAGAAGCGGTTATTGAAGAGATTCAGCAGGTACAGGAAACTCCTGTAGAGCCAGAGCCAGAGCCAGAGCCAGAGCCAGAGCCAGAGCCAGAAGTGGTTGCCGTGGCTCCACAGCCTGAACCGGAACCAAAGGCAGAAAAGCTCGGCTTCTTTGCCCGGATGAAGAAAGGGCTTAGCAAAACCCGGGCGGCCCTGGTCGAGGGTGTGGCTGAAATCTTCATCGGTAAAAAGGAAATCGACGACGACCTGCTGGAAGAACTGGAAACCCAGTTGCTGATGGCTGACGTTGGTGTGGAAGCCACCACGGAGATCATCAGGCACCTGACCCAGCGTGTCAGTCGTAAAGAACTGAGCGACGCTGACGCTCTGATGGACGCTCTGAAGCAGGAATTGCAGGGTATTCTGGTTCCGGCTGATAAACCTCTGGTTATTGAGAAGCAGAAAACACCGTTCGTTATTCTTGTGGTGGGTGTCAACGGTGTGGGTAAAACTACCACCATTGGTAAAGTGGCACGCAAGCTTCAGGATGAAGGCAAGAGTGTCATGTTGGCAGCGGGTGATACCTTCCGTGCTGCGGCGGTTGAACAGTTGCAGGTATGGGGCGAGCGCAACAGCATTCCAGTGGTGGCGCAGCACACGGGTGCCGACAGCGCTTCGGTGATCTACGATGCTTTTGAAGCCGCCAAAGCCCGTGGTATTGATGTTCTGATCGCTGATACCGCAGGTCGTCTGCATAACAAAGACAACCTGATGGAAGAATTGAAAAAGGTGAGGCGGGTTCTCGGTAAGCTGGATGACAGTGCACCTCATGAAACGCTGCTGGTGCTGGATGCCGGTACCGGGCAGAATGCTTTGAATCAGGCAAAAATCTTCAACGAAGCAGTTGAGCTGACAGGTCTGGCACTGACCAAGCTGGATGGTACGGCAAAAGGCGGTGTTATTTTTGCACTGTCCAAACAGATGCAGCTGCCTATTCGCTTTCTGGGTGTGGGGGAGCGGATTGACGATCTGCGACCGTTCAATGCCAGAGAGTTTGTAGAAGCGCTTTTTGACAGAAAATCTGATACCTAA
- the rsmD gene encoding 16S rRNA (guanine(966)-N(2))-methyltransferase RsmD produces MARKASGKPSARGGSGQIRIIAGDWRGRKLPVADLPGLRPTSDRVRETVFNWLAPYLPGARILDCFSGTGALSLEALSRGAKEAVMLEMATPAVKTLKSNLALLKADNGLVIGTNTLQFLSKPSSEPFDVIFLDPPFRQGMLEETCRLLQDNGYLHEQTILYIEVEKELDPMPVPQNWRLLKSKQAGQVSFNLMGC; encoded by the coding sequence ATGGCCCGAAAAGCATCCGGTAAACCTTCCGCCAGAGGTGGAAGTGGTCAGATTCGCATCATTGCCGGTGATTGGCGCGGCAGAAAACTGCCTGTCGCTGACCTTCCGGGGTTACGTCCAACATCAGACCGGGTGCGTGAAACGGTTTTTAACTGGCTGGCACCTTACCTTCCCGGCGCTCGCATTCTCGACTGTTTCAGCGGCACTGGCGCACTGTCTCTGGAAGCGTTGTCCCGCGGTGCCAAAGAAGCCGTTATGCTGGAAATGGCAACACCGGCGGTCAAAACCCTGAAGAGCAATCTCGCCTTACTGAAAGCGGATAATGGTCTGGTGATCGGGACCAACACCCTGCAGTTTCTGAGTAAGCCCAGCTCAGAGCCATTTGATGTTATTTTTCTCGACCCCCCCTTTCGCCAGGGGATGCTGGAAGAAACCTGTCGTTTGCTTCAGGACAATGGTTACCTGCATGAGCAGACCATTCTTTATATCGAAGTTGAGAAAGAACTGGACCCTATGCCGGTTCCTCAAAACTGGCGGCTATTGAAGTCAAAACAGGCCGGACAGGTGAGTTTTAACCTTATGGGGTGTTAA
- the rpoH gene encoding RNA polymerase sigma factor RpoH — MGTSLQPVDMLVPGRNIEAYIQGVSSIAVLSAEEERSLADRLYYKNDLEAARQLVMSHLRFVVHIAKSYTGYGLPISDLVQEGNVGLMKAVKRFNPEVGVRLVSFAVHWIKAEIHEFILKNWRIVKVATTKAQRKLFFNLRSSKKRLAWFTSDEVKSVASDLGVEPNVVREMEGRMAGQDTAFDGYAADDDDQSYQAPVHYLEDKSHDPATLLEDNDWAQSSVNMLRNALAQLDERSQDILQQRWLSEEKATLHELADKYGVSAERIRQLEKNAMKKVKTAISADGCGSPATT, encoded by the coding sequence ATGGGAACCAGTCTTCAACCAGTTGATATGTTAGTGCCAGGACGCAATATCGAAGCGTACATACAGGGCGTTAGCAGCATTGCTGTGTTGTCTGCTGAAGAAGAGCGATCCCTGGCTGATCGCCTTTACTATAAAAATGATCTTGAAGCTGCCCGCCAGTTGGTCATGTCGCATCTGCGTTTTGTCGTTCACATTGCCAAAAGCTATACCGGTTATGGCCTGCCTATTTCTGACCTGGTTCAGGAAGGCAACGTTGGCCTGATGAAGGCGGTCAAACGTTTTAATCCTGAAGTGGGTGTACGTCTGGTGTCCTTTGCTGTGCATTGGATAAAAGCGGAAATCCATGAATTCATTCTGAAAAACTGGCGAATTGTTAAGGTCGCCACCACCAAAGCTCAGCGCAAACTGTTCTTTAACCTGCGCAGCTCCAAGAAACGTCTGGCCTGGTTTACCAGCGACGAAGTAAAATCCGTTGCCAGTGACCTGGGTGTTGAACCTAATGTCGTGCGGGAAATGGAAGGTCGTATGGCGGGGCAGGACACGGCCTTTGACGGTTATGCCGCTGACGATGATGACCAGAGTTATCAGGCTCCGGTTCACTACCTGGAAGACAAGAGCCACGATCCGGCGACCCTACTGGAAGACAACGACTGGGCGCAATCATCCGTTAACATGTTGCGTAACGCACTGGCACAGCTTGACGAGCGCAGTCAGGACATTTTGCAGCAACGCTGGCTTAGTGAAGAAAAAGCCACACTGCATGAGCTCGCGGATAAATACGGTGTTTCTGCCGAGCGTATTCGCCAGCTTGAGAAGAATGCCATGAAGAAGGTTAAGACTGCTATTTCAGCCGATGGGTGTGGCTCTCCTGCTACAACGTAA
- a CDS encoding malate dehydrogenase, producing the protein MKQPVRIAVTGAAGNISYSLLFKIAAGEMLGADQPVILQLVEIPQAMDKLRGVAMELEDCSFPLIHGITLHDNPFDGFKGVLYAMLVGARPRSKGMERADLLEANAAIFSEQGKALNEVANRDVKALVIGNPANTNCLILSRNAPDLDPSQFCAMTRLDHNRSQGILGNKLGVNPSDIDGVVVWGNHSPTMYPDLHNATVLGGESVIDQVDEDWYKTEFTPRIQKRGAEIIEWRGLSSAASAAQAGLDHMRDWALGSEGKIVSMGIISDGSYGVAKGIYYSFPCICEFGSYQVVKDLEVNEYGQSMMKKTEQELLEEKAAVDHLLPAETAESRENLKTSTDGQTQFDNGVDAASSYYKADRIC; encoded by the coding sequence ATGAAACAACCTGTACGCATTGCGGTGACTGGCGCAGCCGGTAACATCAGCTACTCTCTGCTGTTCAAGATTGCCGCTGGTGAAATGCTGGGAGCTGACCAGCCAGTGATTCTGCAACTGGTTGAAATTCCACAGGCAATGGACAAGCTGCGCGGCGTAGCCATGGAGCTGGAAGACTGCTCATTCCCACTGATTCACGGCATCACCCTGCACGACAACCCATTCGACGGTTTTAAAGGCGTTCTCTACGCCATGCTGGTGGGTGCCCGTCCTCGCTCCAAGGGTATGGAACGCGCTGACCTGCTGGAAGCGAATGCGGCCATCTTCTCCGAACAGGGCAAGGCTCTTAACGAAGTGGCTAACCGTGACGTTAAAGCCCTGGTCATCGGTAACCCGGCTAACACCAACTGCCTGATCCTGTCCCGTAACGCTCCTGACCTGGACCCATCCCAGTTCTGTGCCATGACCCGCCTGGATCACAACCGCTCCCAGGGCATTCTTGGCAACAAGCTGGGCGTGAACCCTTCCGACATCGACGGTGTTGTGGTTTGGGGTAACCACTCTCCAACCATGTACCCGGATCTGCACAATGCAACCGTTCTGGGTGGTGAGTCTGTCATCGATCAGGTCGACGAAGACTGGTACAAAACTGAGTTCACTCCCCGCATCCAGAAGCGTGGTGCTGAAATCATCGAATGGCGTGGTCTGTCTTCGGCGGCTTCCGCTGCCCAGGCAGGTCTTGATCACATGCGCGACTGGGCTCTGGGCAGTGAAGGCAAGATTGTCAGCATGGGCATCATCTCCGATGGCAGCTATGGCGTCGCCAAGGGCATCTACTACTCCTTCCCATGCATCTGCGAATTCGGCAGCTACCAGGTTGTTAAAGATCTGGAAGTCAACGAATACGGCCAGTCCATGATGAAGAAGACTGAGCAGGAGCTGCTGGAAGAAAAAGCCGCTGTTGATCACCTTCTGCCTGCTGAAACCGCAGAATCCCGCGAGAACCTGAAGACCTCTACCGACGGTCAGACTCAGTTCGACAATGGTGTCGACGCGGCTTCCTCCTACTACAAGGCTGACCGTATCTGCTAA
- a CDS encoding 5-oxoprolinase subunit PxpA: MSDYHDTTGGVFDDCDHFQVRNERMKINCDMGESFGIWSLGCDEDIMPYLDMANIACGMHASDPSVMTRTVKMAQKYQVSIGAHPGYADLQGFGRRFIPMKSSDLTALFIYQVGALQAICQSENTTLDYVKPHGALYNVMMKDDGVFTALLNGIKNYNDRLPLVVMAVPDFAKYQELAAAYGVELWFEGFVDRAYDDNGRLKPRSEPDALHTSIERVEKQALQLVEQGSVTTASGQIIPVHADTLCIHGDSLLALPTAKLLHDRAVQSHENMSG, from the coding sequence GTGAGCGATTACCATGACACGACCGGGGGCGTTTTTGATGATTGCGACCACTTTCAAGTCAGGAATGAGCGTATGAAAATCAACTGCGATATGGGAGAAAGCTTTGGTATCTGGAGCCTGGGCTGCGACGAAGACATTATGCCATATCTGGATATGGCCAATATTGCCTGCGGTATGCATGCGTCGGACCCGTCTGTCATGACCAGGACTGTGAAAATGGCGCAGAAGTACCAGGTAAGCATTGGCGCTCACCCCGGCTATGCTGACCTTCAGGGTTTTGGACGTCGTTTTATTCCCATGAAATCCAGTGATCTTACGGCATTGTTTATTTATCAGGTGGGCGCTTTGCAGGCCATTTGTCAGAGTGAAAATACGACACTGGACTATGTAAAACCTCACGGTGCTTTGTATAACGTCATGATGAAAGACGACGGTGTATTTACTGCGCTGCTCAACGGCATAAAGAACTATAATGACAGACTGCCACTGGTGGTGATGGCGGTGCCTGATTTTGCGAAATATCAGGAGTTAGCGGCTGCATACGGTGTCGAATTATGGTTTGAAGGCTTTGTTGACCGCGCCTACGATGATAATGGCCGGCTGAAGCCCCGCTCGGAACCCGATGCTTTGCACACCTCAATAGAGAGGGTTGAGAAACAGGCACTGCAACTGGTTGAGCAAGGTTCCGTGACGACTGCCAGCGGCCAGATTATTCCGGTCCATGCCGATACCTTGTGTATTCACGGTGATAGCCTGCTTGCCCTGCCAACAGCAAAGCTATTACACGACAGGGCGGTCCAGAGCCATGAAAATATGTCCGGTTAA
- a CDS encoding double-cubane-cluster-containing anaerobic reductase — protein MSSTLIPTLPDQFEEFAEARRNGFLSVKAFKDRGEKVVGTFCTFTPKELIYAAGAHPVSLCSVSEETIPDAEKHLPRNLCPLIKASYGFALTDKCPYMYFADMIVGETTCDGKKKMYELLGEIKDTHVMQLPQTQEKEHAVTLWQDEMHRLTEKLEDKFEVTITREKLNQAIKTCNKDRRLLKAFHQLGKLKPSVISGMDLFNVLNGASYTFDREAMRQNVQDMIDSLTAKYQAGETEFSANAPRILITGCPIGGVASKVIQAIEDAGAVVVALENCQGYKELHQEVQEDIDPIEAISRKYLDIPCSVMTPNKGREQLLQEMVEEYQVDGVIDIVLQACHTYNIESYNIRKIITGDKSTPFMTLETNYSESDTGQIRTRMEAFVEML, from the coding sequence ATGAGTTCTACATTAATCCCTACCCTGCCTGATCAGTTCGAAGAGTTTGCAGAAGCTCGTCGTAACGGCTTTCTTTCAGTCAAGGCGTTTAAAGACCGAGGCGAAAAAGTGGTGGGTACCTTCTGTACTTTTACGCCTAAAGAGTTGATCTATGCAGCGGGAGCCCACCCTGTATCCCTTTGCTCGGTCAGTGAGGAAACGATTCCAGATGCTGAAAAGCACCTGCCAAGAAACCTCTGCCCCCTGATCAAGGCCAGCTATGGTTTTGCCCTGACCGACAAATGCCCGTACATGTACTTTGCCGATATGATCGTGGGTGAAACGACCTGTGACGGCAAAAAGAAAATGTATGAACTATTGGGTGAAATCAAAGATACCCATGTTATGCAGCTGCCACAAACTCAGGAAAAAGAACATGCTGTGACCTTGTGGCAAGATGAAATGCACAGACTGACAGAAAAGCTGGAAGATAAGTTTGAGGTGACGATTACCAGAGAAAAACTTAACCAGGCCATTAAAACCTGCAATAAAGACCGTCGATTGCTGAAGGCCTTTCATCAATTAGGCAAACTCAAACCTTCTGTTATTTCCGGTATGGATCTGTTTAATGTGCTGAACGGTGCCAGCTATACCTTTGACCGTGAAGCCATGCGGCAAAATGTTCAGGACATGATTGATAGCCTTACTGCAAAATATCAGGCAGGCGAAACCGAATTCTCAGCGAATGCCCCCCGCATACTGATTACCGGCTGCCCAATTGGAGGCGTCGCCAGCAAGGTCATTCAGGCCATTGAGGATGCTGGTGCCGTCGTCGTTGCTTTGGAAAACTGCCAGGGCTACAAGGAACTTCACCAGGAAGTACAGGAAGATATTGATCCAATAGAGGCTATCTCCAGAAAATATCTGGATATACCTTGTTCAGTAATGACTCCCAATAAAGGCCGTGAGCAGTTGCTACAGGAAATGGTGGAGGAGTACCAGGTAGACGGTGTGATTGATATTGTGCTTCAGGCCTGCCACACCTACAACATTGAAAGCTACAATATTCGTAAAATTATCACAGGTGATAAAAGCACTCCGTTCATGACGCTGGAGACCAACTATTCTGAGTCCGATACCGGACAGATAAGAACCCGCATGGAAGCTTTTGTCGAAATGCTGTAG
- the ftsX gene encoding permease-like cell division protein FtsX: MSSKKELPKNKTVFPGKGRRKTPDSHLQKDDKTRKAGRAPEIKREADTGRGAAKHETGRFSFTYLKALHRQNAVESFRRLLQAPVSTLLNCLMIGVAFALPALMYLLIANLQVLGNGWEGTPRISVYLDAGLNRSQIANIRAEVANDPDVDSIAYISPDEGLQQFQQKTDMQGVVNALGFNPLPGVIEVLPVPGLTYEEMDTLAERYQNLSGVLESKLDREWVQRLQSIVDLLDQFALLLSLLLGITVVLAIGNTVRLGIESRRDEIKVIKLVGGTDGFVMLPFLYAGVWYGLGGALLAYLIAWGVLLGLMSNVLELAGLYGSSFAPSGPGSSILLTLVLSGIVLGIAGAAVSCRRHIRNIDMS; this comes from the coding sequence GTGTCCTCTAAAAAGGAGCTTCCCAAAAACAAAACTGTGTTTCCCGGAAAAGGTCGCCGTAAAACGCCTGACAGCCATTTGCAAAAGGATGATAAGACCCGCAAGGCAGGCAGAGCCCCTGAAATAAAGCGGGAGGCTGATACCGGGCGCGGGGCGGCAAAACATGAAACCGGCCGGTTCAGTTTCACTTACCTCAAGGCACTGCACCGGCAGAATGCCGTTGAGTCTTTCCGTCGGTTGCTACAGGCGCCCGTGTCTACACTGTTGAACTGCCTGATGATAGGCGTGGCCTTTGCCTTACCTGCACTAATGTACCTTCTTATTGCTAATTTGCAGGTTCTTGGCAATGGCTGGGAGGGAACCCCCCGCATTTCAGTTTATCTGGATGCCGGGCTGAATCGCTCCCAGATTGCCAATATTCGGGCAGAAGTTGCCAACGATCCGGATGTTGATTCCATTGCCTATATCTCTCCTGATGAGGGTTTGCAGCAGTTTCAGCAGAAAACCGATATGCAGGGGGTCGTCAATGCGCTGGGCTTTAATCCTTTGCCGGGTGTGATTGAAGTGTTGCCGGTTCCCGGCCTGACTTATGAAGAGATGGATACACTGGCAGAGCGTTATCAAAACCTTTCCGGCGTTCTGGAGTCCAAACTCGACCGGGAGTGGGTACAACGGCTGCAATCCATTGTCGACCTGCTGGATCAGTTTGCCCTGTTATTGTCATTACTGCTGGGAATCACCGTTGTTCTGGCGATAGGTAATACGGTACGGCTGGGTATTGAAAGCCGGCGGGATGAGATCAAGGTCATCAAGCTGGTGGGAGGGACTGACGGGTTTGTTATGCTGCCGTTCCTTTATGCCGGTGTGTGGTATGGACTGGGCGGAGCCCTGCTGGCCTACCTGATTGCCTGGGGGGTGTTGCTGGGTCTGATGTCCAATGTGCTGGAACTGGCTGGTCTGTATGGCAGTTCATTTGCCCCTAGTGGGCCGGGCAGTAGTATTCTGCTGACACTGGTACTCAGCGGTATTGTATTGGGTATTGCAGGCGCTGCGGTCAGTTGCCGACGTCATATTCGCAATATTGATATGTCCTAA
- the pxpB gene encoding 5-oxoprolinase subunit PxpB, producing MKICPVNENSVIIYFADDLSPESTLRPSPEMADKVARFLSLIKQEMSACVIDAVPSYTSILVSFDLMTIEFQPFIQRLQRILDCPYDHQAVKAETPLIELPVYYGPEVALDAKAITEHTGLSFEEVINIHASTVYRVYAIGFAPGFAYLGNTDQRIAVPRKKTPRLKVPACSVALAGRQTAIYPGESPGGWQIIGRSPVSPIDYQRKNLSLFEVGAKVKFIPTSKSAFVDMGGSVSPEEQWVQEVL from the coding sequence ATGAAAATATGTCCGGTTAATGAAAACAGTGTCATCATTTATTTTGCAGACGATCTCTCCCCGGAATCAACTCTACGGCCCAGCCCGGAAATGGCTGATAAAGTTGCACGATTTTTGTCGCTTATTAAGCAGGAGATGAGCGCCTGCGTTATTGATGCTGTGCCATCCTATACGTCAATTCTTGTCAGCTTTGATCTGATGACCATTGAATTTCAACCCTTTATACAGCGGCTTCAGCGTATTCTTGATTGCCCTTACGACCATCAGGCTGTAAAGGCTGAGACGCCACTCATCGAACTGCCTGTTTATTACGGCCCTGAAGTGGCTCTGGACGCGAAAGCCATCACGGAGCACACCGGCCTGAGTTTTGAGGAAGTGATTAACATTCATGCCTCAACCGTGTATCGGGTGTATGCCATTGGCTTCGCTCCCGGCTTTGCCTATCTTGGCAACACCGATCAGCGCATTGCCGTTCCCAGAAAAAAAACACCCCGGTTAAAGGTTCCGGCATGCAGTGTTGCGCTGGCCGGACGACAAACCGCCATTTATCCCGGAGAGTCACCCGGAGGTTGGCAAATCATTGGTCGTTCCCCGGTCAGCCCTATTGATTATCAGCGTAAAAACCTGTCTCTATTCGAGGTGGGGGCAAAGGTAAAATTCATCCCGACCAGCAAGAGCGCTTTTGTTGATATGGGTGGCTCTGTTTCTCCAGAAGAGCAATGGGTTCAGGAGGTGCTGTGA
- a CDS encoding acyl-CoA dehydratase activase, which yields MHAIGIDIGSTAAKVAVMAEQTLTDHFVIPTGWSSAETAGAILSKLASSGINENNSKIIATGYGRVAVPYAHKTITEITCHGRGATFFTDQNCTVVDIGGQDTKVISMENGRVVNFTMNDKCSAGTGKFIEVMANTLGVSIDNLTELAASGSGINITSMCTVFAESEVTSLIGRGEKKENIAYGIVDSVVNKVKSLCIKHGRDHHYLLTGGLSSNQYILRSLENSLQAKVISSSLGRYAGAIGAAMLAQERIR from the coding sequence ATGCATGCCATCGGCATCGATATTGGTTCTACTGCTGCCAAGGTGGCTGTTATGGCCGAGCAGACACTGACTGATCATTTTGTAATACCCACTGGCTGGAGCAGCGCAGAAACTGCCGGTGCCATACTCAGCAAACTGGCCAGTAGTGGTATCAATGAAAACAACTCTAAAATTATCGCCACTGGCTATGGTCGGGTGGCTGTCCCCTATGCCCATAAAACTATCACGGAAATAACCTGTCATGGCAGGGGGGCCACCTTTTTTACTGACCAGAACTGTACGGTTGTGGATATCGGCGGTCAGGATACCAAAGTCATTTCCATGGAAAATGGTCGGGTTGTCAATTTCACCATGAATGATAAATGCTCCGCAGGAACTGGCAAATTTATAGAAGTAATGGCCAATACCCTAGGCGTTAGCATCGACAACCTGACTGAGCTGGCTGCCTCTGGCTCTGGAATCAACATCACGTCAATGTGTACGGTGTTTGCCGAATCGGAAGTCACCAGCCTGATAGGCCGTGGTGAAAAAAAAGAGAATATTGCCTATGGCATTGTTGATTCAGTGGTCAACAAGGTTAAGTCCCTTTGTATCAAGCATGGAAGGGATCATCACTACCTGCTGACCGGTGGCTTAAGTAGCAATCAATATATTCTTCGCAGCCTTGAAAACAGCCTGCAGGCAAAAGTCATTTCCAGCTCTCTGGGGCGCTATGCCGGCGCTATTGGCGCCGCGATGCTGGCACAGGAGCGCATTCGTTAA